Part of the Streptomyces sp. f51 genome is shown below.
ACTGGTAGGTCGCGCCCGCCGCGAGCCCGGCGTTGGCCACGAAGCGGGTCTTGGCGAACTTCTGCTTCTCGGCCGAGGTGGTCGGCGTGGGAGTGGCGGCCATCTCCGCCACGGCGGCGGTGTTCTGGCCCGAGCCACTGCCGCCACAGGCCGTGGCGCCGCTGATCAGGACGCAGGAGAGGGTCAGCGCCACGATCAGGCGCCGTATGGGTACAGGCACGGGATCCTCCGGATGAGGGGACGGTTCTCCCCGGTCGGCCGGCTCTCCCGCTCCGCGGACGAACACGGCCCTCCCCGGCAGCCTCACCCGCGCGCACCGGCCGTGCCACCCGGCGGGACCGTTCGTGGCGGTCGCGCGGACCGGCGGGACACCTTCGGGGCCGGTCGCGCGGACCGGCGGGACACCTTCGGGGCCGGTCGCGCGGACCGGCGGGGAACCGTTCGGGGCGGACCGGGCACGCGACCGGAACCGTTCGGGGCCGACCGGGCACGTGACCGGAACCGTTCGGGTTTCATCCGGGATCGACGGGCAATCCGCTCGTCATGTCCCCTAGATATCGCAACGGCTCGAATCAGGCGGGGACGGTCATCGCGATCATCGCGGACGTCATGGCCGTCATCCTCGGTCTCTGGATCCTGATGTATCTGCTCGACGCCAATCGTGGCAACGAACTCGTGCAGTTCATCCACAGCACCGCCAGCTGGCTCGCCGGCTGGTCGCGTGATCTGTTCACCTTCGACAAGGCGTGGGCGCGTGTCGTCGCCGGCTACGGTCTCGCCGCCGTCGTCTACCTGTTCATCGGCCACGCCGTGGCCAACCGCATGCACCGCCACTGACCGGCACCGACGGCCGGGAGCGCACAGCGGGTCCGAAGCGTCCGGACGGTCCAGGAACCCTGGACCGTCCGGACCTTCAGCGCGTGGGCGTGCAGCAGTCGGGGTCCAGGCCGACGGGCAGACGCTCGCCGCCGAAGACCGCGCAGGTGGCCTCGTCGCCGCCCAGCGCCGCGACCGCCAGCAGCAGGGAGCCCGCCGTCCAGGAGGTCAGCTCCTCGGGCCAGACGGCCCGGTCCTCGAAGACATAGCCCGTCCAGTACAGACCGGACTTCGGATCGCGCAGGTGCTGGATGGACTGGAGGATCTCCAGGGCCCGGTCGGACTCGCCCATCGCCCAGAGCGCCAGGGCGAGTTCGGCCGACTCGCCGCCCGTCACCCACGGGTTGGGCACCACGCAGCGCACCCCGAGACCGGGCACCACGAAACGGTCCCAGCCCTCGTCCATACGGGACTTGGCCTCGGCGCCCGTCAACGCGCCCCCGAGCATCGGGTAGTACCAGTCCATCGAGTAGCGGTCCTTGTCGAGGAACCGCTCCGGGTGCAGCCGGATCGCGTGCCGCAGCGCGCCGACGGCCAGCTCCCAGTCGGGCTGCGGCTCCTCGCGCTGCTCGGCGATGGCGAGCGCGCAGCGCAGCGCGTGATGGACCGAGGAACTCCCCGTCAGCAGAGCGTCCTCGACCGCCCGTCCGTCGTCCTCGCGCTTCCAGCCGATCTGCCCGCCGGGCTGCTGGAGCCGCAGCACGAACTCCATGGCCGCGTACACCGCGGGCCACATGCGGTCCAGGAACACGTCGTCGCCGGTGGCGAGATAGTGGTGCCAGACGCCGACCGCGATGTACGCGCAGAAGTTGGTCTCGCGCCCGCGGTCGGTGACGTCCTCGAAGTCCCCGTCCGCGTAGGCCGCGTACCAGGAACCGTCCTCGTTCTGATGCCGTGCCAGCCACTCGTAGGCCCGCTCGGCGGCCTCGTGCTCGCCGGCCGC
Proteins encoded:
- a CDS encoding prenyltransferase/squalene oxidase repeat-containing protein, which produces MTTPRRTEHLVLPGVLTAEEATATVRGILAVQRPDGAIPWFRGHHLDPWDHTEAAMALDAAGEHEAAERAYEWLARHQNEDGSWYAAYADGDFEDVTDRGRETNFCAYIAVGVWHHYLATGDDVFLDRMWPAVYAAMEFVLRLQQPGGQIGWKREDDGRAVEDALLTGSSSVHHALRCALAIAEQREEPQPDWELAVGALRHAIRLHPERFLDKDRYSMDWYYPMLGGALTGAEAKSRMDEGWDRFVVPGLGVRCVVPNPWVTGGESAELALALWAMGESDRALEILQSIQHLRDPKSGLYWTGYVFEDRAVWPEELTSWTAGSLLLAVAALGGDEATCAVFGGERLPVGLDPDCCTPTR